The Natronomonas salsuginis genomic sequence ACGACCCACTCGGTTTCGACGCCGAGCGCCTCGGCCACGTCGGCGTACGGCGTTTCGGTCACCGGCAGGCCACCCTGTATCTCGACGACGAGATCGCGCTCCTCGGGCGTCAGCGTGCCGCGGTCGGCCGGTTCGACTTCGGGGCCGAGTTCGGAGCAGTCGACGTCGCCCTCGGGAATCGGCCCGTCGAGCAGGAACTTCGCCTCGACGCGGAACTCCTGTCGTTTCGGCAGGTTGTACGTCTCCTGGCCGGTTTCGGCTTCGATCTCTTCCAGGACGCGATCGATGGCCCCGGCCTCGGCGACCGAGACGACGAACCACATGTTGAGATAGGGGTGTTCGCGCTCGTAGTTGTGGGCGACCTCGCGGTGGGCGTTCACCGCCTCCGCGATCTCCTCGAAGCGGTCCTCGGGCGCGTGCATGGCGACGAGCGTCGCGGCACCGCCGATCTCGGCGGCGTTTATCAGCGCGCCGAAGCGCGTCAGCACGCCGTCGTCGTCGAGGGTTTGGATCCGTCCGAGCAGTTCGTTCGCGGTGATCTCCACGCCGCGCGCTCGAAGGGCCGCCGCGGCCGGTTCGAAGGGGTGCTCGACGACCGGAAAGCCTCCCTGATAGGCGTTGATGATCGCGCGGTCGATGCGGTCCAACCGGGCGGGTTCGCTCATTGTCGACAAAAGGGGCGTCTCCGAAATAAGCCCCTCGCTCGGTCCCACGCGGACGAACATCTTCGAGTCGCCGCCGAGAGACACTGCGCGTGACGCTCCGCCTGACGAAGCTATTTACCGGTAGCAACCCTAAACGAGTTCGAAGATGGAGCTTTTGCACACCGCCGTCGTTCCGGAGCACGCGCGCGAGATCAAACGCGAGGCGCGGGCGTTCGCCGCCGAACACATCGCGCCCAACGCCGCCGACCACTACGAGTCCGGCGAGTACCCC encodes the following:
- the ahbB gene encoding siroheme decarboxylase subunit beta; this encodes MSEPARLDRIDRAIINAYQGGFPVVEHPFEPAAAALRARGVEITANELLGRIQTLDDDGVLTRFGALINAAEIGGAATLVAMHAPEDRFEEIAEAVNAHREVAHNYEREHPYLNMWFVVSVAEAGAIDRVLEEIEAETGQETYNLPKRQEFRVEAKFLLDGPIPEGDVDCSELGPEVEPADRGTLTPEERDLVVEIQGGLPVTETPYADVAEALGVETEWVVEMIKRFDAEGKVRRVGVVPNHYALGYTENGMTVWNVPDDLLGAVGPEVAGLEFVTHCYERPRHEGVWPYNFFAMTHGRSEAESDRRIGRVKAKMDEHWDVGDDDWDSLFSTRILKKTGIRLDERADANTHE